A stretch of the Malus sylvestris chromosome 10, drMalSylv7.2, whole genome shotgun sequence genome encodes the following:
- the LOC126585049 gene encoding uncharacterized protein LOC126585049 isoform X2, giving the protein MASSSKDDSKYDVYLSSGGEDTRRTFTDHLYCSLKDHRVNVFMYGDEYDDKLEESNGAIPEHLIQAIERSKVAVVVFSRGYPESLWCLKELVKIMECRETLGQMFFPIFFDVDPSDVRKQSGTFAQAFQKYEQKINEDKVCLWRKALWEAGVLAGLNFRETDGHEGNFIRNVISQITGKQSITTSLEVPTSLVGIDSRVREISKHLNVGGSNDIRTIGVLGMCGLGKTTVAKAIFNKHHHNFDGASFLQKVREKKLVDLQEQLLSDILKPAYKGVSCIDEGTKEIEQRLGNRRVLVVIDDLDTVEQIDALAIKPDSFGPGSRIIITSRNKHLLKVLNVDKICPLPSMSEREALELLSLHAFRKNYPHEEYVELSRKAVGYCGGLPLALEVLGSYLCSKSTSEWATVLDKWKRSQPYWEIHRRLEISYDGLTDDDVKAIFLDISCFFAGMNKDYVMTVLDGCQFYPEIGIRELQDQCLVTVDKEGNLMMHDLIQGMGREIVRAESPDNPGERSRLWHNEDITDVLMKQSGTEDVEGLTLDVQECDECIFSSESFRNMQSLRLLKLNNIKLTGSYHNLSKELRWLCWHGFPLEDIPKDFDQPNLVAIDLSYSKLKRVWEDSDLMLEKLKLLNLSHSPNLAQTPDFSRLPNLEEVILNDCERLSEVHSSIGNLERLTLVNLDGCKNLKDLPLNFFNSKSIETLLLNGCSRFENLAEGLGKSYQKTADGTPIRQILRLSFSSQYVVKESPSTSLLPPSLHGVNYLRKLDLGCCTLTDDEIPKDLGSLISLEDLDLRKNSFCTLPSLSGLSKLETLCLDDCTNLHAIPNLPTNLKVLRAGLCTALETMPDFSELLSMRELYLSHSCKLTDIPGLDKSLNSMTRIHMEGCINLTADFRNNILQGWTSCGYGGIFFNGNYLPDWFDFVKGDLVSFHVPPIVGRSFSGLTLCCIYSSKEQRDGPLGIIISNKTKRTALLARITYASVPTSCTLDDHYLWQGHISNYVLSLQGGDKVDIFVKPVEPADASVSVKEIGVNLVWDNLMKENMHDSDLLLYDFDQHPDWLLGAHGYEGISRELKSNYLDVARHPVGIDSRVQEISNYLDVVGSDDVRVIGIWGMGGLGKTTVAKAVFNKHHGSFDGASFLPNVREEKKLVHSQNKLLSDILGSGNMKVSSDDEGTKEIKRRLGNKRVLVIVDDVDSQVQLNALGIRRYSYSFGRGSRIIITTRDQDLLRMFNVDAICPVQGMNDEEALELLSWHAFGKSYLNEEHVELSRKAVGYCGGVALALQVLGSYLCTKSKSEWETKLDKWKRHPPRGIHRRLKISYDGLTDRLKDVFLDIGCFFIGMNENYVETILDDCGLYLVGGIRELQDKCLVTVDTKGNLMMHNLIRDMAREIVYAQSPDHPGERSRLWHHKDVKDVLWGKSGTEDVEGLALDMQESDECCFSTEAFRNMQSLRLLKLNNIKLTGSYHNLSKELRWLCWHGFPLDVIPEDFDQPNLVAVDLSYSKLIRVWEDTDVLLKNLKIINLSHSHYLTESPDLSKVPNLEKLILVKCVRLSKIHPSIGHLERLSLVNLEDCETLQYFPGDFCKSKSVETLILKGCTGFMELKDKGEMVSSTTLQTSHTMTRKLPSLIAILKNLGAKLKDKWGMVSSKTLQASHTMTRELPSSTVGLKNLISLPPSLHCLNSLTYLGLGNCGLTDDAIPKDLGSLFSLETLDLAGNLFCSLPSLSRLSKLKMLDLSCCINLHEIPDLPPNLEILRADACIALEKMPNFSEMSSMVELHLNRSPELIEILGLHKSLNTMRRIHMEGCTNLTAAFRKNIIQEEHPTDLSLIAVFSCSSYHTPTEALFMTRMHN; this is encoded by the exons ATGGCTTCATCCTCCAAAGACGATAGCAAGTACGACGTGTACTTGAGTTCTGGAGGTGAAGACACACGCAGGACCTTCACGGACCACCTCTACTGTTCATTAAAAGACCACCGAGTCAACGTCTTCATGTACGGAGACGAGTACGATGACAAACTAGAAGAAAGTAATGGAGCTATACCAGAACATCTGATTCAAGCAATCGAAAGGTCTAAGGTTGCCGTCGTCGTCTTCTCAAGAGGGTATCCGGAGTCCTTGTGGTGTCTCAAGGAGCTGGTGAAGATCATGGAGTGCAGGGAAACACTGGGTCAAATgttttttccaattttctttGATGTTGATCCCTCAGATGTCCGGAAACAGAGTGGTACTTTTGCGCAAGCGTTTCAGAAATACGAACAGAAAATTAACGAAGACAAGGTATGTCTCTGGAGAAAGGCTCTTTGGGAAGCTGGAGTTTTGGCCGGATTAAATTTTAGGGAGACTGACGG GCATGAAGGAAACTTTATCAGGAACGTTATTTCTCAGATCACTGGAAAACAGAGCATCACCACAAGCTTAGAGGTACCCACCAGCCTAGTTGGAATAGATTCTCGTGTGCGAGAAATTAGTAAGCATTTAAATGTTGGAGGATCAAATGATATTCGCACAATTGGAGTTTTGGGTATGTGCGGACTGGGTAAGACAACGGTTGCAAAAGCCATTTTCaacaaacatcatcataatTTTGACGGTGCAAGTTTTCTTCAAAAGGTGAGGGAAAAGAAACTGGTTGATTTGCAAGAACAACTTCTTTCTGATATCTTGAAACCGGCCTACAAAGGGGTAAGTTGTATCGATGAAGGGACCAAGGAGATAGAACAAAGGTTAGGTAACAGAAGGGTACTTGTCGTAATTGATGATTTAGACACCGTTGAACAGATAGATGCTTTGGCTATAAAACCTGACTCCTTTGGTCCAGGGAGCAGAATCATTATAACTTCAAGAAATAAACATTTGCTGAAGGTACTTAATGTGGATAAGATATGTCCTCTGCCATCAATGAGTGAAAGAGAAGCTCTTGagctacttagtttgcatgcctTTAGAAAGAATTATCCTCATGAAGAGTATGTTGAGCTCTCAAGAAAGGCTGTTGGCTACTGTGGAGGTTTGCCACTTGCACTTGAAGTCTTAGGTTCTTATCTATGTTCAAAAAGCACAAGTGAATGGGCGACTGTACTTGATAAATGGAAAAGATCACAGCCTTATTGGGAAATTCACAGAAGACTTGAAATAAGCTATGATGGGCTAACTGATGATGACGTGAAGGCTATATTCCTTGACATCTCTTGTTTCTTTGCTGGAATGAACAAGGACTATGTCATGACAGTACTGGATGGCTGTCAGTTTTATCCAGAAATAGGGATTCGAGAACTCCAAGATCAATGCCTTGTAACTGTTGATAAAGAAGGCAATCTCATGATGCATGATTTGATTCAAGGCATGGGCAGAGAAATCGTGCGTGCAGAATCCCCTGACAATCCTGGAGAACGTAGTAGATTGTGGCATAATGAAGATATAACAGATGTATTGATGAAGCAATCT GGAACGGAAGACGTTGAAGGACTCACTTTAGATGTGCAAGAGTGTGACGAGTGTATCTTCAGTTCAGAATCATTTAGAAACATGCAGAGTCTGAGATTGCTGAAACTCAATAACATAAAGCTTACTGGAAGTTACCACAATCTTTCCAAAGAGTTAAGATGGTTGTGTTGGCATGGATTTCCTCTGGAGGACATACCAAAAGATTTTGATCAACCAAACCTAGTTGCTATTGACCTGAGCTATAGCAAACTCAAACGAGTTTGGGAGGATTCCGATTTG ATGCTCGAGAAGTTGAAGCTTCTTAATCTCAGTCATTCCCCTAACCTGGCACAAACACCAGACTTCTCAAGACTCCCAAATCTCGAGGAAGTGATATTGAATGATTGTGAGCGTTTGTCCGAGGTTCACTCATCCATTGGGAATCTTGAAAGACTTACTTTGGTTAATCTTGACGGCTGCAAAAATCTCAAGGATCTCCCATTGAATTTCTTTAATTCCAAGTCTATTGAAACTCTTCTTCTTAACGGCTGttcaagatttgaaaacttgGCTGAAGGCTTGGGAAAGAGTTACCAGAAGACAGCAGATGGCACACCCATAAGACAAATACTCAGGCTGAGTTTTTCATCTCAATATGTTGTGAAAGAGTCACCATCAACTAGTCTTTTGCCCCCTTCTTTACATGGCGTAAACTATTTACGGAAATTAGATCTCGGATGCTGCACTTTGACTGATGACGAAATCCCGAAGGATCTTGGGAGTCTAATTTCTTTAGAAGATTTAGATCTTCGAAAAAATAGTTTTTGTACCTTACCAAGCCTCAGTGGTCTTTCTAAGCTTGAAACATTGTGTTTAGATGATTGCACAAACCTACATGCAATCCCAAATTTACCAACAAATTTGAAAGTGTTGCGAGCGGGTTTGTGCACTGCATTAGAAACAATGCCAGATTTTTCAGAATTGTTGAGTATGAGAGAGCTGTATCTAAGTCATTCATGCAAACTCACAGACATTCCGGGCTTGGATAAGTCATTAAACTCGATGACAAGAATTCATATGGAAGGGTGCATCAATCTCACTGCTGATTTTAGGAACAACATCCTACag GGATGGACTTCTTGCGGATATGGTGGCATTTTTTTCAATGGAAATTATCTTCCTGACTGGTTTGATTTTGTCAAGGGTGATCTGGTCAGCTTTCACGTACCTCCAATTGTTGGTCGCAGTTTTAGCGGGTTGACTTTGTGCTGCATATACTCTTCAAAGGAACAACGTGATGGTCCTCTCGGCATTATCATTAGCAATAAAACCAAGCGTACTGCTTTGCTCGCTCGGATAACATATGCCTCGGTACCAACTTCCTGTACGCTTGATGACCATTATCTTTGGCAGGGACATATATCTAATTATGTGCTCAGTTTGCAAGGAGGGGACAAGGTTGATATATTTGTAAAGCCTGTTGAACCTGCAGATGCTTCTGTGAGTGTGAAGGAAATAGGGGTTAATCTAGTATGGGACAACTTGatgaaggaaaatatgcatGATTCAGACTTGCTTCTGTATGATTTTGACCAACATCCGGATTGGTTATTGGGTGCTCATGG GTATGAAGGAATCAGTAGAGAACTGAAGAGCAATTATTTGGATGTAGCCAGACACCCAGTTGGAATAGATTCTCGTGTGCAAGAAATCAGTAATTATTTAGATGTTGTAGGATCAGATGATGTCCGTGTCATTGGAATCTGGGGCATGGGCGGACTGGGTAAAACAACGGTTGCAAAAGCCGTTTTCAACAAACATCATGGTAGTTTTGATGGTGCAAGCTTCCTTCCAAATGTGAGAGAAGAGAAGAAACTGGTTCATTCACAGAACAAACTTCTTTCTGATATCTTGGGATCGGGAAACATGAAGGTTAGTAGCGACGATGAAGGGACCAAGGAGATTAAAAGAAGACTTGGCAACAAAAGAGTGCTTGTCATAGTAGATGATGTAGACAGCCAGGTACAGTTAAATGCATTGGGTATAAGGCGTTACTCATACTCATTTGGTCGAGGAAGTAGAATTATTATAACAACAAGAGATCAAGATTTGCTAAGGATGTTTAATGTGGATGCGATATGTCCTGTTCAAGGAATGAATGACGAAGAAGCTCTTGAGCTACTTAGTTGGCATGCCTTTGGTAAGAGTTATCTTAATGAAGAGCATGTTGAGCTCTCAAGAAAAGCTGTTGGCTACTGTGGAGGAGTAGCACTAGCACTACAGGTCTTAGGTTCTTATCTGTGTACAAAAAGCAAAAGTGAATGGGAAACTAAACTGGATAAATGGAAAAGACATCCTCCTAGGGGGATTCACAGAAGACTTAAAATAAGCTATGATGGGCTAACCGATCGCCTGAAGGATGTATTCCTGGATATAGGCTGTTTCTTTATTGGAATGAACGAGAACTATGTCGAGACAATATTGGATGACTGTGGCTTATATCTAGTAGGAGGAATTCGAGAACTCCAAGATAAATGCCTTGTAACTGTTGATACAAAGGGCAATCTGATGATGCATAACTTGATTCGAGACATGGCCAGAGAAATCGTATATGCACAATCCCCTGACCATCCTGGAGAACGTAGTAGATTGTGGCATCATAAGGATGTAAAGGACGTTTTGTGGGGAAAATCT GGAACGGAAGACGTTGAAGGACTCGCTTTAGATATGCAAGAGTCTGATGAGTGTTGCTTCAGTACAGAAGCATTTAGAAATATGCAGAGTCTGAGATTGCTCAAACTCAATAACATAAAGCTCACTGGAAGTTACCACAATCTTTCCAAAGAGTTAAGATGGTTGTGTTGGCATGGATTTCCTCTGGACGTCATACCTGAAGATTTCGATCAGCCAAACCTAGTTGCTGTTGACCTGAGCTATAGCAAACTCATACGAGTTTGGGAGGATACTGACGTG CTGCTCAAGAATCTGAAAATCATCAATCTCAGTCATTCCCATTACCTAACAGAATCACCAGATCTTTCCAAAGTCCCAAATCTTGAAAAACTGATATTGGTAAAGTGTGTAAGATTGTCTAAGATTCACCCATCCATTGGGCATCTTGAAAGACTTTCGTTGGTAAATCTTGAAGACTGCGAAACGCTTCAGTATTTTCCAGGGGATTTCTGTAAGTCAAAATCAGTTGAGACTCTTATTCTTAAAGGCTGTACAGGATTTATGGAACTGAAGGACAAGGGGGAGATGGTATCATCGACAACACTGCAAACAAGCCATACAATGACAAGGAAATTACCATCCTTAATAGCAATATTGAAGAACCTGGGAGCAAAACTGAAGGACAAGTGGGGGATGGTATCATCGAAAACACTTCAAGCAAGCCATACAATGACAAGGGAATTACCATCTTCAACAGTAGGGTTGAAGAACCTGATATCTTTGCCCCCTTCGTTGCACTGCTTAAACTCTCTGACATATTTAGGTCTTGGAAACTGCGGTTTAACTGATGATGCAATCCCTAAGGATCTTGGGAGTCTATTTTCTTTAGAAACATTGGACCTTGCTGGCAATTTGTTTTGTAGCCTACCGAGCCTCAGTCGACTCTCCAAGCTTAAAATGTTAGATTTGAGTTGTTGCATAAATCTTCATGAAATCCCAGATTTACCACCAAATTTGGAAATCTTGAGAGCGGATGCGTGCATTGCACTTGAAAAGATGCCAAATTTTTCGGAAATGTCGAGTATGGTAGAACTGCATCTAAATCGCTCTCCCGAACTCATTGAGATTCTAGGCTTGCATAAGTCGTTAAACACTATGAGAAGGATTCATATGGAAGGCTGCACCAATCTCACTGCTGCTTTTAGGAAGAACATCAtacag GAAGAACATCCTACAGATCTCTCTCTGATAGCTGTATTCTCTTGCTCTTCCTATCACACGCCCACAGAGGCACTGTTCATGACACGCATGCATAATTAA
- the LOC126585049 gene encoding uncharacterized protein LOC126585049 isoform X1 — protein sequence MASSSKDDSKYDVYLSSGGEDTRRTFTDHLYCSLKDHRVNVFMYGDEYDDKLEESNGAIPEHLIQAIERSKVAVVVFSRGYPESLWCLKELVKIMECRETLGQMFFPIFFDVDPSDVRKQSGTFAQAFQKYEQKINEDKVCLWRKALWEAGVLAGLNFRETDGHEGNFIRNVISQITGKQSITTSLEVPTSLVGIDSRVREISKHLNVGGSNDIRTIGVLGMCGLGKTTVAKAIFNKHHHNFDGASFLQKVREKKLVDLQEQLLSDILKPAYKGVSCIDEGTKEIEQRLGNRRVLVVIDDLDTVEQIDALAIKPDSFGPGSRIIITSRNKHLLKVLNVDKICPLPSMSEREALELLSLHAFRKNYPHEEYVELSRKAVGYCGGLPLALEVLGSYLCSKSTSEWATVLDKWKRSQPYWEIHRRLEISYDGLTDDDVKAIFLDISCFFAGMNKDYVMTVLDGCQFYPEIGIRELQDQCLVTVDKEGNLMMHDLIQGMGREIVRAESPDNPGERSRLWHNEDITDVLMKQSGTEDVEGLTLDVQECDECIFSSESFRNMQSLRLLKLNNIKLTGSYHNLSKELRWLCWHGFPLEDIPKDFDQPNLVAIDLSYSKLKRVWEDSDLMLEKLKLLNLSHSPNLAQTPDFSRLPNLEEVILNDCERLSEVHSSIGNLERLTLVNLDGCKNLKDLPLNFFNSKSIETLLLNGCSRFENLAEGLGKSYQKTADGTPIRQILRLSFSSQYVVKESPSTSLLPPSLHGVNYLRKLDLGCCTLTDDEIPKDLGSLISLEDLDLRKNSFCTLPSLSGLSKLETLCLDDCTNLHAIPNLPTNLKVLRAGLCTALETMPDFSELLSMRELYLSHSCKLTDIPGLDKSLNSMTRIHMEGCINLTADFRNNILQGWTSCGYGGIFFNGNYLPDWFDFVKGDLVSFHVPPIVGRSFSGLTLCCIYSSKEQRDGPLGIIISNKTKRTALLARITYASVPTSCTLDDHYLWQGHISNYVLSLQGGDKVDIFVKPVEPADASVSVKEIGVNLVWDNLMKENMHDSDLLLYDFDQHPDWLLGAHGYEGISRELKSNYLDVARHPVGIDSRVQEISNYLDVVGSDDVRVIGIWGMGGLGKTTVAKAVFNKHHGSFDGASFLPNVREEKKLVHSQNKLLSDILGSGNMKVSSDDEGTKEIKRRLGNKRVLVIVDDVDSQVQLNALGIRRYSYSFGRGSRIIITTRDQDLLRMFNVDAICPVQGMNDEEALELLSWHAFGKSYLNEEHVELSRKAVGYCGGVALALQVLGSYLCTKSKSEWETKLDKWKRHPPRGIHRRLKISYDGLTDRLKDVFLDIGCFFIGMNENYVETILDDCGLYLVGGIRELQDKCLVTVDTKGNLMMHNLIRDMAREIVYAQSPDHPGERSRLWHHKDVKDVLWGKSGTEDVEGLALDMQESDECCFSTEAFRNMQSLRLLKLNNIKLTGSYHNLSKELRWLCWHGFPLDVIPEDFDQPNLVAVDLSYSKLIRVWEDTDVLLKNLKIINLSHSHYLTESPDLSKVPNLEKLILVKCVRLSKIHPSIGHLERLSLVNLEDCETLQYFPGDFCKSKSVETLILKGCTGFMELKDKGEMVSSTTLQTSHTMTRKLPSLIAILKNLGAKLKDKWGMVSSKTLQASHTMTRELPSSTVGLKNLISLPPSLHCLNSLTYLGLGNCGLTDDAIPKDLGSLFSLETLDLAGNLFCSLPSLSRLSKLKMLDLSCCINLHEIPDLPPNLEILRADACIALEKMPNFSEMSSMVELHLNRSPELIEILGLHKSLNTMRRIHMEGCTNLTAAFRKNIIQGMRANRNGDLFLPGNDLPSGFTCVDPEKEIVVPQCFRYDAKALTMCIVCSSDHSQSGDSLCIRVENRTKKTETSSSPMHATVINRHESYTWLGHLSNNKLNVNGGDKINVGAHLSRHRSTDDIHLRVQKIGFYLEQENFVNQFSSLTTRADKDVNLMQDQVMTLI from the exons ATGGCTTCATCCTCCAAAGACGATAGCAAGTACGACGTGTACTTGAGTTCTGGAGGTGAAGACACACGCAGGACCTTCACGGACCACCTCTACTGTTCATTAAAAGACCACCGAGTCAACGTCTTCATGTACGGAGACGAGTACGATGACAAACTAGAAGAAAGTAATGGAGCTATACCAGAACATCTGATTCAAGCAATCGAAAGGTCTAAGGTTGCCGTCGTCGTCTTCTCAAGAGGGTATCCGGAGTCCTTGTGGTGTCTCAAGGAGCTGGTGAAGATCATGGAGTGCAGGGAAACACTGGGTCAAATgttttttccaattttctttGATGTTGATCCCTCAGATGTCCGGAAACAGAGTGGTACTTTTGCGCAAGCGTTTCAGAAATACGAACAGAAAATTAACGAAGACAAGGTATGTCTCTGGAGAAAGGCTCTTTGGGAAGCTGGAGTTTTGGCCGGATTAAATTTTAGGGAGACTGACGG GCATGAAGGAAACTTTATCAGGAACGTTATTTCTCAGATCACTGGAAAACAGAGCATCACCACAAGCTTAGAGGTACCCACCAGCCTAGTTGGAATAGATTCTCGTGTGCGAGAAATTAGTAAGCATTTAAATGTTGGAGGATCAAATGATATTCGCACAATTGGAGTTTTGGGTATGTGCGGACTGGGTAAGACAACGGTTGCAAAAGCCATTTTCaacaaacatcatcataatTTTGACGGTGCAAGTTTTCTTCAAAAGGTGAGGGAAAAGAAACTGGTTGATTTGCAAGAACAACTTCTTTCTGATATCTTGAAACCGGCCTACAAAGGGGTAAGTTGTATCGATGAAGGGACCAAGGAGATAGAACAAAGGTTAGGTAACAGAAGGGTACTTGTCGTAATTGATGATTTAGACACCGTTGAACAGATAGATGCTTTGGCTATAAAACCTGACTCCTTTGGTCCAGGGAGCAGAATCATTATAACTTCAAGAAATAAACATTTGCTGAAGGTACTTAATGTGGATAAGATATGTCCTCTGCCATCAATGAGTGAAAGAGAAGCTCTTGagctacttagtttgcatgcctTTAGAAAGAATTATCCTCATGAAGAGTATGTTGAGCTCTCAAGAAAGGCTGTTGGCTACTGTGGAGGTTTGCCACTTGCACTTGAAGTCTTAGGTTCTTATCTATGTTCAAAAAGCACAAGTGAATGGGCGACTGTACTTGATAAATGGAAAAGATCACAGCCTTATTGGGAAATTCACAGAAGACTTGAAATAAGCTATGATGGGCTAACTGATGATGACGTGAAGGCTATATTCCTTGACATCTCTTGTTTCTTTGCTGGAATGAACAAGGACTATGTCATGACAGTACTGGATGGCTGTCAGTTTTATCCAGAAATAGGGATTCGAGAACTCCAAGATCAATGCCTTGTAACTGTTGATAAAGAAGGCAATCTCATGATGCATGATTTGATTCAAGGCATGGGCAGAGAAATCGTGCGTGCAGAATCCCCTGACAATCCTGGAGAACGTAGTAGATTGTGGCATAATGAAGATATAACAGATGTATTGATGAAGCAATCT GGAACGGAAGACGTTGAAGGACTCACTTTAGATGTGCAAGAGTGTGACGAGTGTATCTTCAGTTCAGAATCATTTAGAAACATGCAGAGTCTGAGATTGCTGAAACTCAATAACATAAAGCTTACTGGAAGTTACCACAATCTTTCCAAAGAGTTAAGATGGTTGTGTTGGCATGGATTTCCTCTGGAGGACATACCAAAAGATTTTGATCAACCAAACCTAGTTGCTATTGACCTGAGCTATAGCAAACTCAAACGAGTTTGGGAGGATTCCGATTTG ATGCTCGAGAAGTTGAAGCTTCTTAATCTCAGTCATTCCCCTAACCTGGCACAAACACCAGACTTCTCAAGACTCCCAAATCTCGAGGAAGTGATATTGAATGATTGTGAGCGTTTGTCCGAGGTTCACTCATCCATTGGGAATCTTGAAAGACTTACTTTGGTTAATCTTGACGGCTGCAAAAATCTCAAGGATCTCCCATTGAATTTCTTTAATTCCAAGTCTATTGAAACTCTTCTTCTTAACGGCTGttcaagatttgaaaacttgGCTGAAGGCTTGGGAAAGAGTTACCAGAAGACAGCAGATGGCACACCCATAAGACAAATACTCAGGCTGAGTTTTTCATCTCAATATGTTGTGAAAGAGTCACCATCAACTAGTCTTTTGCCCCCTTCTTTACATGGCGTAAACTATTTACGGAAATTAGATCTCGGATGCTGCACTTTGACTGATGACGAAATCCCGAAGGATCTTGGGAGTCTAATTTCTTTAGAAGATTTAGATCTTCGAAAAAATAGTTTTTGTACCTTACCAAGCCTCAGTGGTCTTTCTAAGCTTGAAACATTGTGTTTAGATGATTGCACAAACCTACATGCAATCCCAAATTTACCAACAAATTTGAAAGTGTTGCGAGCGGGTTTGTGCACTGCATTAGAAACAATGCCAGATTTTTCAGAATTGTTGAGTATGAGAGAGCTGTATCTAAGTCATTCATGCAAACTCACAGACATTCCGGGCTTGGATAAGTCATTAAACTCGATGACAAGAATTCATATGGAAGGGTGCATCAATCTCACTGCTGATTTTAGGAACAACATCCTACag GGATGGACTTCTTGCGGATATGGTGGCATTTTTTTCAATGGAAATTATCTTCCTGACTGGTTTGATTTTGTCAAGGGTGATCTGGTCAGCTTTCACGTACCTCCAATTGTTGGTCGCAGTTTTAGCGGGTTGACTTTGTGCTGCATATACTCTTCAAAGGAACAACGTGATGGTCCTCTCGGCATTATCATTAGCAATAAAACCAAGCGTACTGCTTTGCTCGCTCGGATAACATATGCCTCGGTACCAACTTCCTGTACGCTTGATGACCATTATCTTTGGCAGGGACATATATCTAATTATGTGCTCAGTTTGCAAGGAGGGGACAAGGTTGATATATTTGTAAAGCCTGTTGAACCTGCAGATGCTTCTGTGAGTGTGAAGGAAATAGGGGTTAATCTAGTATGGGACAACTTGatgaaggaaaatatgcatGATTCAGACTTGCTTCTGTATGATTTTGACCAACATCCGGATTGGTTATTGGGTGCTCATGG GTATGAAGGAATCAGTAGAGAACTGAAGAGCAATTATTTGGATGTAGCCAGACACCCAGTTGGAATAGATTCTCGTGTGCAAGAAATCAGTAATTATTTAGATGTTGTAGGATCAGATGATGTCCGTGTCATTGGAATCTGGGGCATGGGCGGACTGGGTAAAACAACGGTTGCAAAAGCCGTTTTCAACAAACATCATGGTAGTTTTGATGGTGCAAGCTTCCTTCCAAATGTGAGAGAAGAGAAGAAACTGGTTCATTCACAGAACAAACTTCTTTCTGATATCTTGGGATCGGGAAACATGAAGGTTAGTAGCGACGATGAAGGGACCAAGGAGATTAAAAGAAGACTTGGCAACAAAAGAGTGCTTGTCATAGTAGATGATGTAGACAGCCAGGTACAGTTAAATGCATTGGGTATAAGGCGTTACTCATACTCATTTGGTCGAGGAAGTAGAATTATTATAACAACAAGAGATCAAGATTTGCTAAGGATGTTTAATGTGGATGCGATATGTCCTGTTCAAGGAATGAATGACGAAGAAGCTCTTGAGCTACTTAGTTGGCATGCCTTTGGTAAGAGTTATCTTAATGAAGAGCATGTTGAGCTCTCAAGAAAAGCTGTTGGCTACTGTGGAGGAGTAGCACTAGCACTACAGGTCTTAGGTTCTTATCTGTGTACAAAAAGCAAAAGTGAATGGGAAACTAAACTGGATAAATGGAAAAGACATCCTCCTAGGGGGATTCACAGAAGACTTAAAATAAGCTATGATGGGCTAACCGATCGCCTGAAGGATGTATTCCTGGATATAGGCTGTTTCTTTATTGGAATGAACGAGAACTATGTCGAGACAATATTGGATGACTGTGGCTTATATCTAGTAGGAGGAATTCGAGAACTCCAAGATAAATGCCTTGTAACTGTTGATACAAAGGGCAATCTGATGATGCATAACTTGATTCGAGACATGGCCAGAGAAATCGTATATGCACAATCCCCTGACCATCCTGGAGAACGTAGTAGATTGTGGCATCATAAGGATGTAAAGGACGTTTTGTGGGGAAAATCT GGAACGGAAGACGTTGAAGGACTCGCTTTAGATATGCAAGAGTCTGATGAGTGTTGCTTCAGTACAGAAGCATTTAGAAATATGCAGAGTCTGAGATTGCTCAAACTCAATAACATAAAGCTCACTGGAAGTTACCACAATCTTTCCAAAGAGTTAAGATGGTTGTGTTGGCATGGATTTCCTCTGGACGTCATACCTGAAGATTTCGATCAGCCAAACCTAGTTGCTGTTGACCTGAGCTATAGCAAACTCATACGAGTTTGGGAGGATACTGACGTG CTGCTCAAGAATCTGAAAATCATCAATCTCAGTCATTCCCATTACCTAACAGAATCACCAGATCTTTCCAAAGTCCCAAATCTTGAAAAACTGATATTGGTAAAGTGTGTAAGATTGTCTAAGATTCACCCATCCATTGGGCATCTTGAAAGACTTTCGTTGGTAAATCTTGAAGACTGCGAAACGCTTCAGTATTTTCCAGGGGATTTCTGTAAGTCAAAATCAGTTGAGACTCTTATTCTTAAAGGCTGTACAGGATTTATGGAACTGAAGGACAAGGGGGAGATGGTATCATCGACAACACTGCAAACAAGCCATACAATGACAAGGAAATTACCATCCTTAATAGCAATATTGAAGAACCTGGGAGCAAAACTGAAGGACAAGTGGGGGATGGTATCATCGAAAACACTTCAAGCAAGCCATACAATGACAAGGGAATTACCATCTTCAACAGTAGGGTTGAAGAACCTGATATCTTTGCCCCCTTCGTTGCACTGCTTAAACTCTCTGACATATTTAGGTCTTGGAAACTGCGGTTTAACTGATGATGCAATCCCTAAGGATCTTGGGAGTCTATTTTCTTTAGAAACATTGGACCTTGCTGGCAATTTGTTTTGTAGCCTACCGAGCCTCAGTCGACTCTCCAAGCTTAAAATGTTAGATTTGAGTTGTTGCATAAATCTTCATGAAATCCCAGATTTACCACCAAATTTGGAAATCTTGAGAGCGGATGCGTGCATTGCACTTGAAAAGATGCCAAATTTTTCGGAAATGTCGAGTATGGTAGAACTGCATCTAAATCGCTCTCCCGAACTCATTGAGATTCTAGGCTTGCATAAGTCGTTAAACACTATGAGAAGGATTCATATGGAAGGCTGCACCAATCTCACTGCTGCTTTTAGGAAGAACATCAtacag